In Streptomyces qaidamensis, one DNA window encodes the following:
- the rdgB gene encoding RdgB/HAM1 family non-canonical purine NTP pyrophosphatase: protein MSRLILATRNAGKVTELRAILAEAGLPHELVGADAYPDIPDVKETGVTFAENALLKAHALAQATGLPAVADDSGLCVDVLNGAPGIFSARWAGRHGDDKANLDLLLAQLSDIADEHRGAHFACAAALALPDGTERVVEGQLRGTLRHEPTGTGGFGYDPILQPDGEHRTCAELTPQEKNAISHRGKAFRALVPVVRELLG, encoded by the coding sequence ATGAGTCGCCTGATCCTCGCCACCCGAAACGCCGGGAAGGTCACCGAACTTCGCGCGATCCTCGCCGAAGCCGGGCTGCCCCACGAACTCGTCGGCGCCGACGCCTACCCGGACATCCCCGACGTCAAGGAGACCGGGGTGACGTTCGCCGAGAACGCGCTTCTCAAGGCCCACGCGTTGGCCCAGGCGACGGGCCTGCCCGCCGTCGCCGACGACTCGGGCCTCTGCGTCGACGTCCTCAACGGCGCCCCGGGCATCTTCTCCGCCCGCTGGGCCGGCCGGCACGGCGACGACAAGGCCAACCTGGACCTCCTCCTCGCCCAGCTCTCGGACATCGCGGACGAGCACCGCGGCGCCCACTTCGCCTGCGCGGCGGCCCTGGCCCTGCCCGACGGCACGGAGAGGGTGGTCGAGGGACAGCTCCGCGGCACCCTCCGCCACGAGCCGACGGGCACGGGCGGCTTCGGCTACGACCCGATCCTCCAGCCGGACGGCGAGCACCGGACCTGCGCGGAACTGACCCCTCAGGAGAAGAACGCGATCAGCCACCGGGGGAAGGCATTCCGGGCGCTGGTGCCCGTCGTGCGTGAGCTGCTCGGCTG
- the rph gene encoding ribonuclease PH encodes MSRIDGRTPQQLRPITIERGWSKHAEGSVLVSFGDTKVFCTASVTEGVPRWRKGSGEGWVTAEYSMLPRATNSRGDRESVKGRIGGRTHEISRLIGRSLRAVIDYKALGENTIVLDCDVLQADGGTRTAAITGAYVALADAVAWAQGKKLIKAGRKPLTGTVSAVSVGIVGGVPLLDLCYEEDVKADTDMNVVCTGDGRFVEVQGTAEAEPFARDELNALLDLAVAGCADLAAHQRTALDAVLEK; translated from the coding sequence ATGTCTCGAATCGACGGCCGCACCCCCCAGCAGCTCCGCCCCATCACCATCGAACGCGGGTGGAGCAAGCACGCCGAAGGATCCGTTCTGGTCTCCTTCGGCGACACCAAGGTCTTCTGCACCGCCTCCGTCACCGAAGGCGTCCCCCGCTGGCGCAAGGGCAGCGGCGAAGGCTGGGTCACCGCCGAGTACTCCATGCTGCCCCGCGCCACCAACAGCCGCGGCGACCGCGAGTCCGTCAAGGGCCGCATCGGTGGCCGCACCCACGAGATCAGCCGCCTCATCGGCCGGTCCCTGCGCGCCGTCATCGACTACAAGGCTCTCGGCGAGAACACGATCGTGCTCGACTGCGATGTCCTCCAGGCCGACGGCGGCACCCGCACGGCCGCGATCACCGGCGCCTACGTGGCACTGGCCGACGCCGTCGCCTGGGCCCAGGGCAAGAAGCTCATCAAGGCCGGCCGCAAGCCTCTCACCGGCACCGTCTCCGCCGTCTCCGTCGGCATCGTCGGCGGCGTCCCCCTCCTCGACCTCTGCTACGAGGAAGACGTCAAGGCCGACACCGACATGAACGTCGTCTGCACCGGCGACGGCCGCTTCGTCGAAGTCCAGGGCACCGCCGAAGCCGAGCCCTTCGCCCGCGACGAACTGAACGCCCTCCTCGACCTCGCCGTCGCCGGCTGCGCCGATCTCGCCGCCCACCAGCGCACCGCACTCGACGCCGTCCTCGAAAAGTAG
- a CDS encoding glucose PTS transporter subunit EIIB, producing MASKAEKIVAGLGGIDNIEEVEGCITRLRTEVVDPAKVDEAALKAAGAHGVVKMGTAIQVVIGTDADPIAADIEDMM from the coding sequence ATGGCCAGCAAGGCTGAGAAGATCGTTGCCGGGCTCGGCGGCATCGACAACATCGAAGAGGTCGAAGGCTGCATCACCCGCCTGCGGACCGAGGTCGTCGACCCCGCCAAGGTAGACGAGGCCGCCCTGAAGGCCGCCGGCGCCCACGGCGTCGTCAAGATGGGCACCGCGATCCAGGTCGTCATCGGCACCGACGCCGACCCCATCGCCGCGGACATCGAAGACATGATGTGA